A portion of the Pseudarthrobacter defluvii genome contains these proteins:
- a CDS encoding cytochrome b/b6 domain-containing protein, translating to MATPTKKPGAATGKRSRLYWMVPAVLVAVVLVVLIAKLLMGLPAVASFVADYPGQSKLPGDAPVGFPAWLAWQHFLNAFFLLLIIRTGWQVRTTTRPSGHWTRNNKGLIRTRNAPTKISLELWFHLTLDALWILNGLIFAVLLFATGQWMRIVPTSWDIFPNALSAALQYASLDWPTEDGWINYNALQLLAYFVTVFIAAPLAFITGLRMSGAWPRKAASLNKAFPIEWARAVHFPVMIYFVAFIVVHVFLVLTTGALRNLNHMYGGSDDDGWFGFWVFLASVAVMVAAWFLARPIFLRPIASLMGKVSR from the coding sequence ATGGCCACACCCACGAAGAAGCCCGGCGCCGCGACGGGCAAGCGGTCCCGGCTTTACTGGATGGTTCCCGCCGTCCTCGTGGCCGTGGTCCTGGTGGTGCTGATCGCCAAACTGCTCATGGGGCTGCCGGCGGTGGCTTCCTTCGTCGCCGACTACCCGGGCCAGTCGAAACTGCCGGGCGACGCCCCTGTAGGGTTTCCGGCCTGGCTGGCGTGGCAGCACTTCCTCAACGCTTTCTTCCTGCTCCTGATCATCCGCACCGGCTGGCAGGTGCGGACCACCACGCGGCCCAGCGGCCACTGGACCAGGAACAACAAGGGCTTGATCCGTACAAGGAACGCGCCCACCAAGATCAGCCTTGAGCTCTGGTTCCACCTGACTCTGGATGCGCTCTGGATCCTGAACGGGCTCATCTTCGCCGTCCTGCTGTTCGCCACAGGGCAATGGATGCGCATCGTTCCCACCAGCTGGGACATTTTCCCCAACGCGCTCTCGGCCGCACTGCAGTACGCCTCCCTGGACTGGCCCACTGAGGACGGCTGGATCAACTACAACGCGCTGCAGCTGCTGGCCTACTTCGTGACCGTTTTCATCGCGGCGCCGCTGGCGTTCATCACGGGCCTGCGGATGTCCGGCGCCTGGCCCAGGAAGGCAGCCAGCCTGAACAAGGCGTTCCCCATCGAATGGGCCCGTGCCGTCCACTTCCCGGTCATGATCTACTTCGTGGCGTTCATCGTGGTCCACGTCTTCCTGGTGCTTACCACCGGCGCGCTGCGGAACCTGAACCACATGTACGGAGGGAGCGACGACGACGGCTGGTTCGGCTTCTGGGTGTTCCTTGCCTCCGTCGCCGTTATGGTGGCCGCATGGTTCCTCGCCCGCCCCATCTTCCTGCGGCCCATCGCCTCCCTGATGGGCAAGGTCAGCCGCTAA